One Larus michahellis chromosome 11, bLarMic1.1, whole genome shotgun sequence genomic region harbors:
- the HNRNPA0 gene encoding heterogeneous nuclear ribonucleoprotein A0 has product MENSQLCKLFIGGLNVQTTEAGLREHFAAYGTLTDCVVVLNPQTKRSRCFGFVTYSAVEEADAAMAASPHAVDGNAVELKRAVSREDSAKPGAHAKVKKLFVGGLKGDVGEGDLVQHFSQFGPVEKAEIIADKQSGKKRGFGFVYFQNHDAADKAAVVKFHPIQGHRVEVKKAVPKEDIQSGGGGGGSSRPSRGGRGGGRGRGGGGSGNRDHNGLSKGGGGYNSYGGYGGGGGGGGGYGSYGSGSYGGGGGGGDYGNGYGGFGSYSQHQSSYGPMKSGGGGGGGGGNWGGRSNSGPYRGGYGGGGYGGGSF; this is encoded by the coding sequence ATGGAGAACTCGCAACTATGCAAGCTGTTCATCGGCGGCCTGAACGTGCAGACCACGGAGGCCGGGCTGCGGGAGCACTTCGCGGCCTACGGTACCCTCACCGACTGCGTGGTGGTGCTCAACCCGCAGACCAAGCGCTCCCGCTGCTTCGGCTTCGTCACCTACTCGGCGGTGGAGGAGGCCGACGCCGCCATGGCCGCCTCCCCCCACGCCGTGGACGGGAACGCGGTGGAGCTGAAGCGGGCCGTGTCCCGGGAGGACTCGGCCAAACCGGGGGCCCACGCTAAGGTGAAGAAGCTCTTTGTGGGCGGCCTCAAAGGGGACGTGGGTGAAGGGGACCTGGTGCAGCACTTCAGCCAGTTCGGCCCCGTGGAGAAGGCCGAGATCATCGCCGACAAACAGAGCGGGAAGAAGCGCGGCTTCGGCTTCGTCTACTTCCAGAACCACGACGCCGCCGACAAGGCGGCCGTGGTCAAGTTCCACCCGATCCAGGGCCACCGCGTGGAGGTCAAGAAGGCCGTGCCCAAGGAGGACATCCAGtcgggcgggggaggcggcggctctTCCAGGCCCTcccggggaggcagaggaggaggacggggtCGGGGCGGCGGCGGATCTGGGAACCGGGATCACAACGGCCTGTCCAAAGGCGGCGGCGGTTACAATAGCTACGGCGGCTacggcggaggaggcggcggcggcggcggttaCGGCTCCTATGGCAGCGGCTCCTACGGAGGCGGAGGGGGAGGCGGCGACTACGGCAACGGGTACGGCGGGTTCGGCAGCTACAGCCAGCACCAGTCCTCCTACGGCCCCATGAAGAGCGgcggaggaggtggaggagggggCGGCAACTGGGGGGGCCGCAGTAACAGTGGACCGTACAGAGGAGGCTATGGTGGGGGAGGCTACGGGGGCGGCTCTTTCTGA